One Phycisphaeraceae bacterium DNA window includes the following coding sequences:
- a CDS encoding MmgE/PrpD family protein, which translates to MTATATASTTVTLPRSSNQALGISRYAIEFMAQGQPSPRVLERTTLFHTDAVLCGLSAVALGTNAPRLLRDEALEYPDPRGVTFFASSTKVRPEKAIVANSAAVREWDSNGTNFGFNAPLGHTAGEFGHNDFYPVALAAAQLAGRDGAFALRGMVAIDEIRGRLAEVFSLKTYKIDHVVHGAIASAAVYGAMLGASAEQIESAIGMFVAHAIPWRAIRAGKQLSDSKGASAAISTEFAVLCMQRSMRGFLGPRDIFRNPESMFRQFVKTQGDSPFDLVLSSAGDDFAVMGMHFKLGLYEHQSAGALQGVIDLMRKHPEVLADSTAIRKITIVAYEPAFGIIGDPAKRDPKTRQSADHSMVYIVSTLLRKAMEAVQPGGAAARRFLDANDDTWRTLMLAPHDYDARAINHPQTRALMEKIAFEHGGPDYDRRYPDGIPTSVVIETSTGQRLESGLVMYPSGHARNTTADLKAILAHKFDLLGRLAMRDPKPIIDRFNRLASLSAQELASIHDFAIEDHGRFD; encoded by the coding sequence ATGACCGCCACCGCCACCGCATCGACCACCGTCACGCTTCCGCGCTCCAGCAATCAGGCCCTCGGCATCAGCCGCTACGCCATCGAGTTCATGGCGCAGGGGCAACCGTCGCCGCGCGTGCTCGAGCGCACCACGCTCTTCCACACCGACGCGGTGCTCTGCGGCCTGTCGGCGGTGGCGCTGGGCACCAACGCGCCGCGGCTTCTGCGCGATGAAGCGCTCGAGTACCCCGATCCGCGCGGCGTGACCTTCTTCGCGTCGTCAACCAAGGTGCGACCCGAGAAGGCGATCGTCGCAAACTCGGCGGCGGTGCGCGAGTGGGACTCCAACGGCACGAACTTTGGATTCAATGCGCCGCTGGGCCACACCGCCGGCGAGTTCGGACACAACGACTTCTACCCGGTGGCCCTGGCGGCCGCGCAGCTCGCGGGCCGCGATGGTGCCTTCGCGCTGCGCGGCATGGTGGCGATTGATGAGATCCGCGGCCGCCTCGCCGAGGTCTTCTCGCTCAAGACCTACAAGATCGATCATGTCGTCCATGGCGCCATCGCGAGCGCCGCGGTGTATGGAGCCATGCTCGGTGCCAGCGCCGAGCAGATCGAGAGCGCGATCGGCATGTTCGTCGCCCATGCCATCCCCTGGCGGGCGATCCGCGCGGGCAAGCAGCTCTCGGATTCGAAGGGGGCCAGTGCGGCGATTTCCACCGAGTTCGCAGTGCTCTGCATGCAGCGGTCCATGCGAGGGTTTCTTGGTCCGCGGGACATCTTCCGAAACCCCGAGAGCATGTTCCGCCAGTTCGTGAAGACTCAGGGCGACTCGCCATTCGACCTGGTGCTCTCGTCCGCCGGCGACGACTTCGCGGTCATGGGCATGCACTTCAAGCTGGGGCTCTATGAGCACCAGAGTGCCGGCGCACTCCAGGGAGTGATCGATCTCATGCGCAAGCATCCCGAGGTGCTTGCCGATTCAACTGCGATTCGGAAGATCACCATCGTCGCCTATGAGCCCGCGTTCGGCATCATCGGTGACCCGGCGAAGCGCGACCCGAAGACTCGGCAGAGCGCCGATCACTCGATGGTCTACATCGTGAGCACCTTGCTCCGGAAGGCGATGGAGGCGGTGCAGCCGGGCGGCGCGGCCGCGCGGCGCTTCCTCGATGCGAACGATGACACCTGGCGCACGCTCATGCTCGCGCCGCACGACTACGACGCTCGCGCGATCAACCACCCGCAGACTCGCGCGCTCATGGAGAAGATCGCCTTCGAGCACGGCGGCCCCGACTACGACCGACGCTACCCCGACGGCATTCCGACCTCGGTCGTCATCGAGACCTCGACGGGCCAGCGCCTGGAGAGCGGGCTCGTGATGTACCCGAGCGGTCATGCCCGGAACACCACGGCCGACCTGAAGGCAATTCTTGCTCACAAGTTCGACCTGCTCGGGCGTCTCGCGATGCGCGATCCCAAGCCGATCATCGATCGCTTCAATCGCCTCGCGTCACTCTCCGCTCAGGAACTGGCGTCGATCCACGACTTCGCGATCGAGGATCACGGTCGCTTCGACTGA